The following nucleotide sequence is from Nothobranchius furzeri strain GRZ-AD chromosome 11, NfurGRZ-RIMD1, whole genome shotgun sequence.
tgctcccacttcgctgctggggggaacaaagctcttccggagagcggacacaaacgcagcatagtcgttgcaggcaggggatttggaattgtaaagcgcagcagcccactccgcggcgcgtccagagagcagggaggtgagatgcgccactcgggagcgcgcagatgggtagcgtccaggttggcactcgaactgcatgtccagcgtggcgagcagaccatcggggctccccgtctccccgttccacctctccggcaggctgaagtggggctcctccctagtagcagagcgggttggctgctggagtgcagcgatctgttgctgctgatcgtttgcctgttgttggagagccgtgagagccgtggatagacgcagggtgtggtcggacaaggagttcaccttggtgttgagctgatctaccatggaacgcagctgcatgttctcgtggcggagacgatcgatctccgtcgaatctactcggatctcagtcatcctgtcaggctgatcagactggatgaaggagacgaacaaggtgagacgtttaacagttttattatttctctgtgaggaagaaacgatgactgagatgagaagccggtcacggcgtcttccatatatagccttgcttggctgtgacgtggagggaatccccgcgaggagcacgctgggagctccccacgaggggcatgtcgggagttgtggtccgaaggtcagccgggagatacctgagtcctgacaaatattagcttcatctaaaccttcaacttgcattttagatccaatcccaaccaaattatttaaagaagcatttcctttggttactgcccccattctatcacaccctgtctccccgtttggttcagccttgtgtcttgttaattgctcccacctgcctctcgttttcccaatcacTCTAGCTCCCGGCCCTgttgtatttaagccccttctgttctgtgtcttgtgtcggttcattgttttagTGTCCAGTGTGTCTCCTAATAAATAAGTGTTAAGAATTCCTACCTGTTTGCCAGTCTTTCTTCCCGCGTCTGGATCCTCGTCTCACTTCtgctcacctcgcccacacgccgtgatacattctagatataatcaatctatccttagtaaatggacatgtaccacaggattttaaggttgctgtaatcaaaccttcacttaaaaagccttctctggatccagatgacccaattaactatagaccaatatctaacctttcatttttatccaaagtcctggagaaaatagtggccatccaagtatgtgagcagttAAACACTAATgaactgtttgaggaatttcagtctggttttagagagtatcacagcactgaaactgcattagtgagagttacaaatgatattctcatggcctcagataagaatcttgtgtctgttctagtcttgttagatctcagtgctgcctttgacacagtagatcacaatgttcttttagaaagattggaacatgttgtagggatcaaaggaacagctctaggctggtttaaatcttacctgtctgatagatttcattttgtaaatgtacatgacaaatcttcttcatacgctagggttacttgtggagtaccacagggttccgtgcttggacaaattctttttactatatatatgctcccaatttgtaaaatcattagacagcatgggataaacttccactgttatgctgatgatactcagttatatttatccattaaccctgattaacctaatcggttgggtagattacaggcttgtcttgaggacataaaaagttggatgactctaaactttttgcttttaaatcaagacaagacggaagttctcatctttggaccagaaatccagaaaaggaaattgcttagccaatcgcctgaccttaatggcattacattaatctccgagaacaaagtaaggaaccttggtgttatctttgaccaggacatgtcattcaaatcctaggtttcacaagtttgtaggatttcctttgtccaccttcggaatattgctaagattagaagcatcctttccaggagtgatgctgaaaaattagttcatgcatttattacatcaagactggattactgtaattcattactctcaggaagtccacagaatgtagttaaaagtcttcagcttgtccaaaatactgcagctagagttctgatgagaattaaaaagagtatctctcctgtcttagcttccctacattggctacctgttaaattcagaatagattttaagatccttcttctcacacatAAAGctgttaataatcaagctccatcatacatcagtgatctgattgttccatatgttcctaaccgagcacttcgctctcagactgcaggtctactggtggttcccagaatatctaaaattaggacgggaggcagatcttttagttatcaggctcctctcctgtggaaccagctcccagctctgCACCGGTGGCAGATTAGGAGCGTCTGTTTTTTGGTGGAGACGGTGGCAGCAAGCAGAGAATCGCCCGGTGAAAGGACACCGATCGTCTGTGACGAGGCTTCATGGAGATGTGGGCAGGGTATTCCTCTGCCCTGGCGTGTGAGTAGCGGCCCTGTGACAAGGTGTGACCCGTGGTGTGTGATCGAGCAGTGACTGCCGTTAAATTCACTGACAGGTGGACCCGCAACAGAGGAGGACGACAGCGCGGCGCGGTGACGCGGCCGAGCCAGTGACTGATCTGCAGGAGGAAGCGGCCGATTGAGGGAAACGGCGGTGCGGCAGACGCGCGTCTTGAAGGAGGAGGCGAGCTATCGAGAGAAGAGGAAACCGGCAGCGTGGCAGATAAGCGTCCCcaaggaggaggaatctgccccgcAGCGTCCAGATAAGGCTGCAGACTCTCCGGCCTAGTTCTGACAACCGTTTATAGTGACTGTCCTAACCTGGTTTTTTAAATgatgttttaattagaattttcaaTAAACCCCAGTGCGGTGGTTAATGGCTGATTCCTTTGATCTCTGGCAGACGCTCTCAAATTACCTGGTGTAATCCTTGGGTGGGATTTTGTATCTGGTAGATATATAATATAGCCCACCCACccggtaggaaggtgccacaagaagctacaacgacgttctgctgagctgtggtggcctcatggagggggccatcgactagcacactgctgctaaccacttaaacattatccttctcctgataataactttttgctttccttgacgttggatgtgctactactagtttatccgtttaattatagatccactaggataaatacaataaagtttatctttcaccaaatagaatatttactaagacatcacaatataactatagacacattactagtctttgtgagtgtgcgtgtgtgcgcgcgtgtgtgtgtgtgtgtgtgtgtgtctgctctgtcttctcgatccccagtgagtcgtggaggatggctgcttatactgagtcgggattctctggaggttacttcctgttaaaagggagttttcctctccactgtcgctttatgcttgcttagtatgaggattgctgtagtcactgacactagtcagtgacttgatgcaatttgctgggttccttatataggaaaaattatttctgactggcttaatgaactgacctgaattggaatgtttattatgtgaagtgccttgagacgactcttgtcatgatttggcgctatataaaaaaacttgaattgaattaatatacaataactctttgatgacttcattatttttattattctgagctactacagcaatcaatttccctctgggattaatcaagtatttttgaattgaatagtAGGCAGCAGGATCAGATGTAATTTCACAAAGGATGGACAATAAACTGACTTTTCAGCTTTTTATTACATAAAGGTTTGACATTTgcatacacaatttaaacaaaacatttttatagcgcctctcaaaataaaaatcacaaggtgcttcaaaaaaaaagatcaaaaatatataaataaaaatagaaaatcaaAAATTGTGAACAAAACtgagaaaaataaaacagaaagggTGCAGGTTCACTTAGTCCTCCTCAGAAGAATGGGCCTCCATTTGTGTGGCACGATGCTGTGCTTCAGCCTGAAGGGGAAAAAAAGGAGGTATAAATGAGTGAGCAATTAACACATAAATGTCTCCAACAAGCTTTCAGTTATAAATCAATTACCTCTCTTCTGACTTTCTGGGGAGCATGCTTAAGGACTTCCATTATTTGCACCTCTATGTCCTTATCTGTGGAGTCTGGACGCGAGGTCTTCACAGCACCTGGGAACAGACAGGTGATATACAAGAAACCTTAAGATTACTGAAACAGTTTTACAGTTGTGACAGACAGCTGTAAAAAGATTTAATGAAATTCTATAAAACAAGTCCAGTAAAAAGCATCAACTCACGTTTGATCAGCCTGAATATTTTAAGGTTACACAGCTTGGCTTTCTGCTTCTTCCCATACAGGCTGTATCCACACCAAACAGCATTGCTGGCGACAGCCACTATGGTCCTTCTTGTATTTTCACCCAGCTTCCGTCCTCCAATGAGGCTTAGAAAACGGACCTTATAAATTGTACAAAGTTGATCAAATAAAATATCAGatttcattaaaaccattttctgaATGTCTACAATTGTTTACTTACAGCTTGCTGGAAATATGCCTTGTCCTGCAAGTTATTGTCAAGCAAGGTAAAGTCCTCCGCATCTTTACAAGGCTCCAGGCGCAGATCATCTTGAGTTTGGCTCTCAGAATGCCGAGAAGCCAAATTATGGAGCAGCTTCTCCATGGCGTGCATTTTCCCCTCCATCATGTTCATTTTTATCAGCAGTGACTTGCAGATATCTTGGACAAAAGAAGAATCATAAATTACAACACAAATAATAGATTTAACTTATCAGTGGACCTTTTAAGAAGGGGAAACTCAATCTCACCTGTGATTGCAGCAATATTCCTTAAAACATCAGCGATGCCTGATGCTTGATCTGAAATGAGAAAATGATaagttctcaaaaaaaaaaaaaaacaactaccaAAACATTTTAATACACCATGCTAGTTTTTGGTAGAGGTATTTTAAGTTACTTGCCTTCAGTGGATTTTTGCCTTGGGGTGACTCTTTGCCTTGGTGTACTTGTGGCCAGTAAATCTATGAGttgacaaaacacatttaaatagTAGTAGTGCAAAGTTTTAAAAGGTAAATATACAAATCAGTTGACATTTTAGTTACAGCAGAAGATAAAATGTGTACCTTCACCGTTGAGGGACTCAGTTGGCAGTGTTGTCCTCTTCAAAACAGGAACTGAAGGGGGAAAAACATCAAAActataaattaaacaaataaatttgACAGCAGTCTAAAGTAGCTAGTGGGCAGTCTAGAGGAGAAATTGAAGTATAGTCTGAATAAATTGGATAAACATAAAGGAAAATATACACACCATCTCTGCTGGATGCCTCATCTCTGTTCACCTCCAGCACCTCTGATTTATATTCAGGACCCTCACGTGCCACCTTTTGACAAGAGGAGCTCACTGTAAGTCTGTCTTGCAAGGACCTAATTTCTTGAGTTGCCCTCCTCCAGCTTCTTAAGTACTGGTGTGAACGCTTCATcctacaaaaacaggaaatatttaTGAAAATTTAGCTTTTGACTACACATCTCAAACTAAAGCAATATTTTGTGTTACAATGTTTAATACTGGCTAACTAAACAATTTGATTCTCTTTAGTCTTTTGCTAGTTTGGAAGACTGGGTTGCCCAAGTCCACTCCTTGGGATATTTTAGATACATCCTTGCTCAAATGGCTAAATGTCCATCACGCCCCCTGCCCCAAACACAAAtttctaaccccaaaattccactatctccgctctgctccgccctcgctttccgctgccgctcgcttccgaactcaaattatactaaatcaatcaatcaaagctttatttacaaagcgccttccgcaaccctgtcaggaagcccaaagcgctgaacatggtacagttgtaagtaaatatattgaataaatcaataataaaagaaattcaaattacaaaatacaaattacaaaatacaaaatggaatttacaagatagatgaaacagtccggtaaaggacaaatgtgtgaaacacatttggattgagtggatggattgagtgtaccaatgaaaactgtggaatggattcaacataaaagagggccaaaatcaaacatgttcagggaacgccaagcggaggaggtgtgcttttaggtgattcttaaagactggcagagaaggggacagcctaactgaaggtggcaactggttccagagtaacggtgctaggactgagaaagcccggtccccacgggtacgacacctagactgagggacagcgagcaggccttggtcagaggagcgcagagcgtgtgatggggaatgtttgttcaggagagtggctagataggggggaccaccaccctggaagaaatgataaacaaagaggagtattttgaattgtgagcgatagcaaatcggaagccagtgccgggaggccagaactggactgatgtggtcccgtttcctggtcccagtcaggaacctggcagcgctgttctgcacaacctgtaggcgatgcagtgttgactgacacaaccctgcatatagagagttgcagtaatcaagccgagaaattacaaaggcatgcagtacccgctccaggtgggctctcgacagcatatgcttgattttagcaaggcatctcaggtgaaagaaaccggaccggatcacagaattgatgtgagcatcaaatttaagtcctacatcaagtttcacccccaaactggtaacagctGGTTTTGAGTacagagaaagagggccaagatcaacataacgatccacattcctgctgttggggtgaaaaacaatgagctctgtctttccctcattcagatgtagatagttggacattagccaagacttcacctcattaacacaggagacaaaggactgaataaagtgacctttctcctgacacaatggagagtaaatctggcaatcgtcagcatacagatggaatgaactatacccgctctacaacggctccgctccggtgcggagaccttaggtgcgcaaacaggcatgtgcgggattttcgagatcttaagatacagtccgagcaataaacgcggaagttagatccaaacacccgttgtgtgggtgaagcatcaaaatgaactgtttaatctgcccatcatttgtgttgagagatcagcagtgtttggatcgacaaagtgtgactacttttatagtagaaactgtatttatggcttacttttgtgcatttaaagttcagccgccattgatagttgttaaaagtttttaaacctgtgcaaaaacgctttttgtttatcgatttattgtgaaataacagaagttgtgcttgctccctttcctgttgggcggttgtgatttctgtccattgactgtggaggtgctccggcaaaaatagaatcgatcctatcttCGCCGGATGGTGGaatggcgggcggcgcactgcgccgcatggccgcagtagtggaacagctctgattgactacaacgggaccgattttgctgcggagttcgtgccggagcggaggtcgtggaattttggggttaaggCAGAACATTCGCCCATAGGTTTACTGATTGAGCAGACATGGGAGAACAAGTCCCTCTTAGCAACGGGGCTACCAAGTGGCTGACGGTAGCTGGACTGCTAACTCTACAAATATACT
It contains:
- the LOC129164914 gene encoding uncharacterized protein → MGKTTNKERYMLCKRRLMMMKLLFAIWLLRIYLSTTHSLVRLLRVAREGPEYKSEVLEVNRDEASSRDVPVLKRTTLPTESLNGEDLLATSTPRQRVTPRQKSTEDQASGIADVLRNIAAITDICKSLLIKMNMMEGKMHAMEKLLHNLASRHSESQTQDDLRLEPCKDAEDFTLLDNNLQDKAYFQQAVRFLSLIGGRKLGENTRRTIVAVASNAVWCGYSLYGKKQKAKLCNLKIFRLIKRAVKTSRPDSTDKDIEVQIMEVLKHAPQKVRREAEAQHRATQMEAHSSEED